CGGGAGTGCCTTTTTTATTGCGCCAAGGGCAACACGGTTCCGGCTTGCCCGTAAACATATCATGTTATATAACGCGTTATGCGAAGGAATATGCCGATGCACGACTTTGTCTCCGAACTGGGTTTCGTGGCGCTGGGTACGCGCCTGCGCCGCTTGGGCGAGCGCCTGCAGGCAGATGTGCAGGACATCCTGACGGCGCTGGACGTGAACATTCCTGCCTCGCAACTGCCGATGCTGGCCATGCTGCACGCCCGTAGCCCGGTGGGCATCTCCGCCCTCGCGGGGGGCCTGGGCGTTTCGCAACCCGCCGCCACCCGCATGGTAGGCCTTCTCGCAAGGGCAGGGCTGGCCAGGGTGACTGTGACGGAGGGCGACCAGCGCGGCCGCAGCGTGGTGCTCACCGCCAGGGGCCGCCAGAAGATCGGGAGGGTGATGGCAGATGTGGCGCCCGTCATCGGCCGCAGCCTGCAGGCGATGGCCCACCAGGCAAACGGCAACCTGCTGCAGCAACTCGCCGCCTTCGAGACAGCACTCGATCAGCAAACACTCGCACAGCGTTTTACAGCTGGGAGGAAGACATGACCCATGATCGCCTCGACCGCGCGGTCTGGCACGCGCTCATCGGCCGTCAGGCCTCTCTCGCCCGAAGGCACGGAAAGGCGATGCGGTATGCCGACGACGTCGGTCTGTTCGCCGCCATGGAGGAGGATATACCCGAGGCCCGCCGCGATCTCGTTTCACTCATTCTTCCCGGTGGTCAGATCGTGCTCCTGCAGCCAGGCCCGCATGTGGTGCCGGAGGGAACGGGAGCCGTGCTCCTTACGGAAGGGGTGCAGATGGTGCTGGAGAAACACGTCCCGGCGCCGATCATTTCCGGTG
The nucleotide sequence above comes from Hyphomicrobiales bacterium. Encoded proteins:
- a CDS encoding MarR family transcriptional regulator; amino-acid sequence: MHDFVSELGFVALGTRLRRLGERLQADVQDILTALDVNIPASQLPMLAMLHARSPVGISALAGGLGVSQPAATRMVGLLARAGLARVTVTEGDQRGRSVVLTARGRQKIGRVMADVAPVIGRSLQAMAHQANGNLLQQLAAFETALDQQTLAQRFTAGRKT